In Candidatus Roseilinea sp., one DNA window encodes the following:
- a CDS encoding ABC transporter substrate-binding protein — protein sequence MSRKTFVTMSGVVVAASILLAACAQPVAPAQPQVIRETVEVVKEVVKEKVVEVEKTVVVEATPVPTEKPKVLRINLGTYPDVIDPQKSSFVNEIAHLKLIYEGLTKLNEKLETVPGAAEKWEYNADATELTFTLRKGLKYSDGTPLNAKRFEYSIIRNINPATAGEYATITNEIAGAPEWQGAETDEDKKKFEEQVRQSVQALDSSGQPCKDYEQEDCLTLKLKLSKPAPYFHTVMSLWVTYPAKQENIEEGGENWWNSSKFHTGNGPFILKSLEPFVKGVFVPNPNYWGDVPKVSIEYQYITDSNVAFQAYKNDEFDIVALAAEDYQAVIADPELSKQAMIYPGSCTIALQFRNFKEPFTDPKVRAAFSYALDRERWVKDVLQGLGSPALTWIPPGFPGFKEGETRFAYDPEKAKQLITESSYGSVANLPPIVLTFGDTPRNRVRYEWLGARFKEIFGDELKLELKPVEPTAFTAKQKDRESDLQMFIGGWCADYPDPQNWLSVYFEGSTTFADRIGFKDEEFDKLIAQADVELDPAKRAELYQKAQDRLVDANPVAFFWNNVNAYMVKPWVKGIVTTSQDADWPGSTVPATIDIDVSMLPN from the coding sequence ATGAGTCGCAAAACCTTTGTCACGATGAGCGGCGTCGTGGTGGCTGCCTCGATACTGCTCGCGGCGTGCGCCCAGCCCGTCGCACCGGCGCAGCCTCAGGTCATTCGAGAGACCGTCGAGGTTGTCAAGGAAGTCGTCAAAGAAAAGGTCGTCGAGGTCGAGAAGACCGTTGTAGTCGAAGCCACGCCGGTCCCCACCGAGAAGCCCAAAGTGCTGCGCATCAACCTGGGCACGTATCCCGACGTCATTGATCCCCAGAAGTCCTCTTTCGTCAATGAGATCGCCCACCTCAAGCTGATCTACGAGGGCCTGACCAAGCTGAACGAGAAGCTGGAGACCGTGCCCGGTGCTGCCGAGAAATGGGAATACAACGCGGACGCCACCGAGCTGACCTTCACGCTGCGCAAGGGCCTGAAGTACAGCGACGGTACACCGCTGAACGCCAAGCGCTTCGAGTATTCGATCATTCGCAACATCAATCCGGCGACCGCGGGCGAGTATGCCACGATCACCAACGAGATCGCCGGCGCGCCGGAGTGGCAGGGCGCCGAGACCGATGAGGACAAGAAGAAGTTCGAAGAACAAGTGCGCCAGAGCGTGCAGGCACTCGATTCATCCGGCCAACCGTGCAAGGACTATGAGCAGGAGGACTGCCTGACGCTGAAACTGAAGCTGTCTAAGCCTGCGCCTTACTTCCACACCGTGATGAGCCTGTGGGTCACCTATCCGGCCAAGCAGGAGAACATCGAGGAAGGCGGCGAGAACTGGTGGAACAGCTCCAAGTTCCACACGGGCAACGGCCCGTTCATCCTCAAGAGCCTCGAGCCCTTCGTGAAGGGCGTGTTCGTGCCCAACCCAAATTACTGGGGCGATGTGCCGAAGGTGAGCATCGAATACCAATACATCACCGACTCGAACGTCGCCTTCCAGGCCTACAAGAATGACGAGTTCGACATTGTCGCGTTGGCTGCCGAGGACTATCAAGCAGTGATAGCGGATCCGGAGCTGAGCAAGCAGGCGATGATCTATCCCGGCTCATGCACGATTGCGCTGCAGTTCCGCAATTTCAAGGAGCCGTTCACCGACCCCAAGGTGCGCGCGGCGTTCTCATATGCGCTCGACCGCGAGCGCTGGGTGAAGGATGTGCTGCAAGGTCTGGGCTCGCCGGCGCTGACATGGATTCCGCCGGGCTTCCCTGGCTTCAAGGAGGGCGAGACGCGCTTCGCCTACGATCCTGAGAAGGCCAAGCAGCTCATCACCGAATCTTCCTATGGTTCGGTCGCCAATCTGCCGCCGATCGTGCTCACCTTCGGTGACACGCCGCGCAACCGCGTGCGCTATGAGTGGCTGGGCGCGCGCTTCAAGGAAATCTTCGGCGACGAGCTCAAGCTGGAGCTGAAGCCGGTCGAGCCGACGGCCTTCACCGCTAAGCAGAAGGATCGCGAGAGCGACCTGCAGATGTTCATCGGTGGCTGGTGCGCCGACTACCCCGACCCACAGAACTGGTTGAGCGTGTACTTCGAGGGCAGCACCACCTTCGCCGATCGCATCGGCTTCAAGGATGAGGAGTTCGACAAGCTGATCGCCCAGGCCGATGTCGAACTCGATCCGGCCAAGCGTGCCGAGCTGTATCAGAAGGCTCAGGACCGCCTGGTGGATGCCAACCCAGTAGCCTTCTTCTGGAACAACGTCAACGCCTACATGGTCAAGCCATGGGTGAAAGGCATCGTCACCACTTCGCAAGACGCCGACTGGCCGGGTTCGACCGTGCCCGCGACGATTGACATTGACGTGTCCATGCTGCCGAACTAA